Proteins co-encoded in one Papaver somniferum cultivar HN1 chromosome 5, ASM357369v1, whole genome shotgun sequence genomic window:
- the LOC113278435 gene encoding uncharacterized protein LOC113278435 isoform X1 produces the protein MAGCMTILQVWIYDHFPVLERHSLVGGYEECNPRASLYVPIQPERTLEFDLVDLREKLDDLTEEKVTWDPYKSIRDGSIHQVAHYTGPLKCFDVVEWHNPNRVLRQFGVIQDKPKGVFLDKEKTVSKPSSFKSYYGILVLPGKRESHISHSSDKTRNKQMPVFQLENFMEFPSYLVDEKSILLDFQTEREPKSHMMSQILFCIHVISGKRVNDISRSPHRTRNKIFTFLCF, from the exons ATGGCTGGTTGTATGACTATCCTTCAG GTATGGATTTATGATCACTTTCCGGTTCTCGAGAGGCATAGTTTAGTAGGTGGATATGAGGAATGTAATCCCAGAGCTTCATTATACGTACCAATACAACCGGAAAGAACTCTTGagtttgatttggttgatttgCGTGAAAAACTTGATGACCTTACGGAAGAAAAAGTGACATGGGATCCCTATAAGTCAATCCGAGATGGTTCTATTCACCAGGTTGCTCATTACACTGGAccgcttaaatgttttgatgtgGTTGAGTGGCATAATCCGAATAGAGTGCTAAGACAGTTTGGTGTTATTCAAGATAAACCCAAGGGTGTTTTCCTGGACAAAGAAAAGACGGTTTCGAAGCCCAGCAGTTTCAAGTCTTATTATGGAATTCTCGTCTTACCTGGTAAACGAGAAAGTCACATTTCTCACTCTTCAGACAAAACGAGAAACAAACAAATGCCTGTTTTTCAGTTGGAGAATTTTATGGAATTCCCATCTTACCTGGTGGACGAGAAATCTATACTTCTCGATTTCCAGACTGAACGAGAACCAAAATCACACATGATGTCTCAGATTTTATTTTGCATTCACGTTATATCTGGTAAACGTGTAAATGATATTTCTCGCTCACCACACAGAACGAGAAACAAAATTTTCACTTTTTTATGTTTCTGA